A genomic window from Gloeocapsopsis sp. IPPAS B-1203 includes:
- a CDS encoding DUF2993 domain-containing protein — translation MLFGGLSGLTNPTGTDWGERMLNTVASQTIRHLFTRSESVEVSVRCYPSSKLLQGSIDSFKMSGQGLVIRKDFYVDEMSFETDAVAIDFSSVLGGKLTLKQSTQAVAQVTLTEDGINNAFNAELVKKRLQNIALPGLADISGGESISFSDVRVQLLPENQVKISAKADISNGELVPISLKATLGVERRRRVTFQNPQFEAEDVPEEQRELSQTLTNALAEILNNMVDLDRFDLDGVMMRINRLETQGQKLIFSGYAQIDRIPGNA, via the coding sequence ATGTTATTTGGCGGACTTAGTGGTTTAACCAATCCTACTGGCACTGACTGGGGAGAGCGAATGCTCAATACAGTTGCCAGTCAAACGATTCGCCATTTATTTACGCGAAGCGAGTCGGTAGAAGTCTCTGTCCGCTGCTATCCCTCCAGTAAATTACTTCAAGGTAGTATCGACAGCTTCAAAATGAGCGGTCAAGGCTTAGTGATTCGTAAAGACTTTTATGTCGATGAGATGTCGTTTGAAACCGATGCGGTTGCTATTGACTTTAGCTCAGTTCTAGGCGGCAAACTAACGCTTAAACAATCCACGCAAGCTGTTGCTCAAGTTACCTTGACTGAAGACGGTATCAATAACGCTTTCAACGCTGAACTAGTCAAAAAACGCCTTCAAAATATTGCATTACCAGGCTTAGCCGATATTTCTGGTGGTGAGTCAATTTCTTTTAGCGATGTTCGAGTTCAACTATTACCAGAAAATCAAGTCAAAATTTCAGCAAAAGCCGACATCAGTAACGGCGAATTAGTACCAATTAGCCTAAAAGCAACTTTAGGAGTAGAACGACGCCGACGTGTCACTTTTCAAAATCCTCAGTTTGAAGCAGAAGACGTTCCAGAAGAGCAACGCGAGCTTTCGCAAACTTTAACTAATGCCTTAGCCGAAATCTTAAATAACATGGTTGATTTGGATCGCTTTGACTTAGATGGCGTCATGATGCGGATCAACCGTCTAGAAACTCAAGGTCAAAAACTTATCTTCAGCGGCTACGCTCAAATTGACCGCATTCCTGGTAATGCTTAG
- a CDS encoding UDP-glucose/GDP-mannose dehydrogenase family protein codes for MRVCVIGTGYVGLVTGACLAHVGHHVICVDNNEEKVKLMKAGQSPIFEPGLSEIMQAAIASGKIEFTTDLGAGVNHGEILFIAVGTPPLPTGESDTRYVEAVARGIGTHLNGGYKVIVNKSTVPIGSGDWVRMLVLDGIAERQSEKVPVTAGSVKEDLPLTQIAEFDIVSNPEFLREGSAVYDTFNPDRIVIGSNNPKAIAMMEELYTPIVERQFAEDKALPAVPIVVTDLSSAEMIKYAANAFLATKISFINEVANICDRVGADVTQVARGIGLDSRIGNKFLQAGIGWGGSCFPKDVSALIHTADDYGYEAHLLKAAVSVNQRQRLIGVEKLQQVLKILKGKTVGLLGLTFKPDTDDMRDAPALNLIEHLNRLGTKVKAYDPIVSQSGMRHGLSGVMVETDPERLADGCDALVLVTDWKQFQNLDYEKMASLMNNPVMIDGRNFLDREKLQQAGFYYVGVGR; via the coding sequence ATGCGTGTTTGCGTAATTGGTACTGGATACGTTGGTTTAGTGACTGGTGCTTGCTTGGCTCATGTTGGGCATCATGTCATTTGCGTCGATAACAACGAGGAAAAAGTTAAGTTGATGAAAGCCGGACAGTCACCGATTTTTGAACCAGGACTGTCAGAGATTATGCAGGCGGCGATCGCCTCAGGCAAAATTGAGTTCACGACTGATTTAGGTGCAGGTGTGAATCATGGAGAAATTTTATTTATTGCAGTAGGAACACCTCCCTTACCAACAGGGGAAAGTGACACTCGCTATGTAGAAGCTGTCGCTCGCGGGATCGGTACGCATCTCAATGGTGGCTACAAAGTCATTGTTAACAAATCTACAGTACCAATTGGTTCGGGCGACTGGGTACGCATGCTCGTACTCGATGGGATTGCCGAACGTCAAAGCGAAAAAGTTCCTGTTACCGCTGGTAGCGTTAAAGAAGACTTGCCTTTAACACAAATCGCTGAGTTTGATATTGTCAGCAACCCAGAGTTTTTGCGGGAAGGATCGGCAGTTTACGATACATTCAACCCCGATCGCATTGTCATAGGTAGCAATAACCCTAAAGCGATCGCGATGATGGAGGAACTGTATACTCCAATTGTGGAACGTCAGTTTGCTGAAGATAAGGCTTTACCAGCAGTTCCCATTGTAGTCACAGATCTTAGTTCGGCGGAGATGATTAAGTACGCAGCTAATGCGTTTTTGGCAACCAAGATCAGTTTTATCAATGAAGTTGCAAATATTTGCGATCGCGTAGGTGCGGATGTTACTCAAGTTGCTAGAGGTATTGGGCTTGACTCGCGGATTGGTAACAAATTCTTACAAGCTGGGATTGGCTGGGGTGGTTCCTGCTTCCCTAAAGATGTCTCAGCATTAATTCATACTGCAGATGACTATGGCTATGAAGCCCACCTCCTCAAAGCTGCTGTAAGTGTAAATCAGCGTCAACGCCTAATTGGAGTTGAAAAACTGCAACAGGTTCTCAAAATCCTGAAGGGTAAGACAGTTGGCTTACTCGGCTTAACCTTCAAACCTGATACTGATGATATGCGTGATGCTCCTGCGCTTAACTTAATTGAGCACCTCAATCGTTTGGGAACAAAAGTCAAAGCCTACGACCCGATTGTTTCTCAAAGCGGGATGCGCCACGGTCTTTCTGGCGTAATGGTTGAAACCGATCCTGAGCGCCTTGCAGATGGTTGTGATGCTTTGGTTTTAGTGACCGACTGGAAACAGTTCCAAAACCTTGATTACGAAAAGATGGCAAGCTTGATGAACAATCCTGTTATGATCGATGGTCGTAACTTCCTCGACCGCGAGAAGCTACAGCAAGCTGGATTCTATTACGTTGGTGTAGGACGGTAG
- a CDS encoding UDP-glucuronic acid decarboxylase family protein: protein MRILVTGGAGFVGSHLIDRLMVEGHEVICLDNFYTGHKRNILKWLDHPYFELVRHDITEPIRLEVDQIYHLACPASPVHYQYNPVKTVKTSVMGTLNMLGLAKRVKARFLLASTSEIYGDPEVHPQTEDYRGNVNPIGIRSCYDEGKRIAETLSFDYHRQNDVDIRVARIFNTYGPRMLENDGRVVSNFVVQALRGNPLTVYGDGSQTRSFCYVSDLVEGLMRLMNDDHIGPVNLGNPDEYTILELATAVQQLINPDAEIKFEPLPSDDPRRRRPDITRAKTWLGWEPTVPLQEGLKLTIEDFRTRIQSEHPVEASKIAK from the coding sequence ATGAGAATCTTGGTTACAGGTGGTGCTGGTTTTGTTGGTTCCCATCTTATTGATCGATTGATGGTAGAAGGACATGAGGTTATCTGTCTAGATAACTTCTACACTGGTCACAAGCGGAACATCCTCAAATGGCTGGATCACCCTTATTTTGAATTAGTTCGTCATGACATCACCGAACCTATTCGGCTGGAAGTAGACCAAATCTATCACCTCGCTTGTCCTGCCTCTCCAGTTCATTATCAGTACAACCCAGTTAAAACAGTTAAAACCAGCGTCATGGGTACGTTGAATATGCTGGGATTAGCGAAGCGGGTCAAGGCTCGCTTTTTGTTAGCTTCAACATCAGAAATCTACGGCGATCCTGAAGTTCATCCCCAAACAGAAGATTACCGTGGAAATGTCAATCCAATTGGAATTCGGTCTTGCTACGACGAAGGTAAGCGAATCGCTGAAACGCTCTCATTTGATTATCATCGCCAAAATGATGTTGATATTCGTGTTGCTCGGATTTTTAATACCTATGGTCCACGAATGTTAGAAAATGATGGTCGAGTTGTCAGTAATTTTGTTGTGCAAGCCCTGCGTGGAAATCCCTTAACTGTCTATGGAGATGGTTCTCAAACTCGTAGTTTCTGCTACGTTTCCGATCTGGTAGAAGGGCTGATGCGACTAATGAATGACGATCATATCGGTCCTGTTAATTTAGGAAATCCGGACGAATATACGATTTTAGAGCTAGCCACTGCCGTACAGCAGTTGATCAATCCAGATGCAGAGATCAAGTTTGAGCCTTTACCTTCAGACGATCCTCGCCGTCGCCGTCCAGATATTACCCGAGCTAAAACTTGGTTGGGTTGGGAACCTACAGTACCTTTACAAGAAGGTCTCAAGCTCACAATAGAAGATTTTCGGACTCGCATTCAAAGTGAGCATCCTGTTGAAGCTAGCAAAATAGCAAAGTAG